From the Elusimicrobiota bacterium genome, one window contains:
- a CDS encoding SDR family NAD(P)-dependent oxidoreductase, with the protein ADLGIDTVKQAELFAAIREHYSIPRRDNVALKDYPTIRHCVKFVMEEKGATQETPQPAVNPAEAIRHTPEAVSHGEAVGHTPEAISHKETPKEAYGVKPTAYGNLSQDEVQAEILTMIAEKTGYPKDMLELDLDMEADLGIDTVKQAELFAAIREHYSIPRRDNVALKDYPTIRHCIRFVMEETSRKSQVSGHKSQVAEPSALSPQPSAHSASVQTLERPHTKTSVKAASQPELLDVTAIAPEQTKPAWPKRHIRYVPVIAPAPIGQEIIKKLSPKRPVAIFGEDIDLLKAFRAELNKHRVDSFIFTSLKTKMKDSITVDFKDLKALDKTVADFAAEHANVQGVFYLMGCMVKSLSPDTNAFADLKRYAMGLFSAGKHFNKALNDTEEGHPTFMAVVTTLDGGFGYKAKDAYDPVYGSIYGIAMCLRKELEKTLVKMIDFEPSASNQSIVQKTFYELLYSDKRLAVTYQDGKRFTLLARPEILDTTHARTKLEGKTALITGGGRGLGALFAKILVERYKPNLILLDIIDLDEKSAKWAAMSDGELASYKTKGLWEELKKKMDKPTPAILEKEFTKIKDSALLYRAISGLKALGSKVTYHKCDLNDSEAFDAVMERIKADFGQIDGIVHFAGLERSKMVADKTVEEFLMIFNTKASSAINLWKAGIVKDTGFWVMISSIAGKFGNLGQSDYAAASDYIAKLANSLTNKGCRALSVDMTAYANIGMAIRPGVEAFLKSQEMDFLYPEEGMNAVADELVYGRVPEIVLSGSLGKLDWDKQLEFAPDFPKGGSSGLHFVEKIQSCAKGSSLAAAKEFSLAHDPYLADHSINGTPYVPGVMGLETFAEAAATVSGAAPQALKNVHFTVPIKLLRDKPVEAIIKAEAAGAGFELKIESEFVNAKGIKMGNARTHFTAEAGARSKSAWEALEKPELPKARKYIVTGETIYKTYFHGPSFQVLAGFLSIEKESVLAVFKRPEAPLWKTAHPKLIFHPMVIEAMFQACGYRDVHFERKITLPDAVGEVTVYDNNAHDPAELYIYGLYKGADEDGKTLYDAYAFDAGFNLLAEIKSYRMIATQI; encoded by the coding sequence AGCCGACCTCGGCATTGACACCGTCAAGCAGGCCGAGCTTTTTGCCGCCATACGCGAGCACTATTCCATCCCAAGGCGCGACAATGTGGCCCTTAAAGACTATCCGACTATTCGCCATTGCGTGAAGTTCGTGATGGAGGAAAAGGGCGCGACGCAGGAAACGCCGCAGCCCGCCGTAAACCCGGCAGAAGCCATACGCCATACGCCAGAGGCCGTAAGCCATGGAGAAGCCGTAGGCCATACGCCTGAGGCCATAAGCCATAAGGAAACTCCTAAAGAAGCATATGGCGTAAAGCCTACGGCTTATGGCAATCTCAGCCAGGACGAAGTCCAGGCTGAGATCCTTACTATGATCGCCGAGAAAACCGGCTATCCGAAAGATATGCTGGAGCTGGACCTGGACATGGAAGCCGACCTCGGCATCGACACTGTCAAGCAGGCCGAGCTTTTTGCCGCCATACGCGAGCACTATTCCATCCCAAGGCGCGATAATGTGGCCCTCAAGGATTATCCCACAATAAGGCACTGCATCCGTTTCGTCATGGAGGAAACGAGCCGCAAGTCACAGGTCTCAGGTCACAAGTCACAGGTGGCCGAACCCTCAGCCCTCAGCCCTCAGCCTTCAGCCCATTCCGCCAGCGTTCAAACGCTTGAACGTCCGCACACTAAAACTTCCGTTAAGGCCGCCTCGCAACCTGAATTGCTGGATGTAACCGCGATCGCGCCCGAACAAACAAAGCCCGCCTGGCCAAAACGCCACATCAGGTATGTGCCGGTAATAGCGCCGGCGCCGATAGGCCAGGAAATAATAAAAAAATTATCCCCAAAACGCCCGGTGGCGATCTTCGGTGAGGATATTGACCTGCTGAAGGCGTTCAGGGCGGAACTGAACAAACACCGTGTGGATTCTTTCATCTTTACCTCGTTAAAAACCAAAATGAAAGACTCCATTACCGTTGACTTCAAGGATCTTAAAGCTCTTGATAAAACAGTGGCTGACTTCGCCGCCGAACACGCAAATGTGCAGGGAGTCTTTTACCTTATGGGCTGCATGGTAAAATCTCTCTCGCCTGATACCAATGCCTTCGCGGACCTGAAGCGCTACGCCATGGGGCTATTCTCCGCTGGCAAGCATTTCAACAAGGCTCTTAATGACACGGAGGAAGGACACCCTACCTTTATGGCCGTGGTTACCACGCTTGACGGAGGCTTCGGCTACAAAGCAAAAGACGCCTACGACCCTGTTTACGGCTCCATCTACGGCATTGCCATGTGCCTGCGCAAGGAGCTGGAGAAAACACTGGTTAAGATGATAGACTTCGAGCCCTCCGCCTCAAACCAGTCCATAGTGCAGAAAACCTTCTACGAGCTTCTCTACTCCGACAAGCGGCTGGCCGTAACCTATCAGGACGGGAAGCGCTTCACCCTGCTGGCCCGCCCGGAAATACTGGATACCACGCATGCCCGGACCAAGCTTGAAGGCAAAACCGCGCTTATTACAGGCGGCGGCAGGGGCCTGGGCGCGCTGTTCGCTAAAATACTCGTTGAGCGCTATAAACCGAACCTGATCCTGCTTGACATTATAGATCTGGATGAAAAGTCGGCCAAGTGGGCGGCTATGAGCGACGGAGAACTTGCGTCCTACAAAACAAAAGGCCTTTGGGAAGAGCTGAAGAAAAAAATGGACAAGCCCACCCCGGCCATTTTGGAAAAAGAGTTCACAAAGATAAAGGACTCGGCCCTGCTTTACAGAGCCATAAGCGGACTGAAAGCTCTGGGCTCAAAAGTTACCTACCACAAATGCGACCTTAACGATTCCGAAGCCTTTGACGCGGTCATGGAAAGGATAAAAGCGGACTTTGGACAGATAGACGGCATAGTCCACTTCGCCGGTCTTGAACGCTCCAAAATGGTGGCGGACAAGACCGTTGAGGAATTTCTGATGATCTTCAATACCAAGGCCTCCAGCGCCATCAACCTTTGGAAAGCCGGTATTGTTAAAGACACCGGTTTCTGGGTGATGATCTCTTCCATAGCCGGCAAATTCGGCAATCTGGGCCAATCCGATTACGCCGCGGCCTCGGATTATATCGCCAAGCTCGCCAACAGCCTTACAAACAAAGGCTGCAGGGCCTTGAGCGTTGACATGACCGCTTACGCCAATATCGGCATGGCCATAAGACCCGGCGTGGAAGCTTTCCTTAAATCCCAGGAGATGGACTTCCTCTACCCGGAAGAAGGAATGAATGCCGTGGCCGATGAACTTGTTTACGGGCGGGTGCCTGAGATAGTTCTTTCAGGGAGCCTCGGGAAACTGGATTGGGACAAGCAGCTGGAATTCGCGCCCGACTTTCCCAAAGGCGGGAGTTCCGGCCTGCATTTCGTGGAAAAGATACAGTCCTGCGCCAAAGGCTCAAGCCTCGCGGCCGCGAAGGAATTTTCGCTCGCCCATGACCCGTATCTGGCCGACCACTCTATAAACGGCACTCCCTACGTGCCCGGCGTGATGGGCCTTGAAACCTTCGCCGAAGCCGCCGCCACAGTTTCAGGCGCCGCCCCGCAGGCTCTTAAAAACGTGCACTTTACCGTGCCCATAAAGCTTTTAAGGGACAAGCCGGTCGAGGCAATAATAAAAGCCGAGGCCGCCGGAGCCGGCTTTGAGCTTAAAATAGAATCCGAATTTGTAAACGCCAAGGGCATAAAAATGGGCAATGCCCGCACACATTTCACGGCGGAGGCGGGCGCGCGCTCAAAATCAGCCTGGGAAGCTCTTGAAAAGCCGGAACTTCCGAAAGCGCGTAAATATATCGTTACCGGAGAAACCATATATAAAACTTATTTCCACGGGCCCAGTTTCCAGGTTTTGGCGGGTTTTCTCTCTATAGAGAAAGAATCCGTCCTGGCTGTTTTCAAAAGGCCGGAGGCGCCGCTTTGGAAAACTGCCCACCCAAAACTTATCTTCCACCCCATGGTGATAGAAGCCATGTTTCAGGCCTGCGGGTACCGCGATGTGCACTTTGAGCGCAAGATAACGCTGCCCGACGCCGTAGGTGAAGTTACGGTTTACGATAATAACGCGCACGACCCCGCCGAACTTTATATTTACGGCCTCTACAAAGGCGCGGACGAGGACGGCAAAACGCTTTACGACGCCTACGCCTTTGATGCCGGCTTCAATCTGCTGGCCGAGATAAAAAGTTACAGAATGATAGCCACGCAGATATAG
- a CDS encoding 4'-phosphopantetheinyl transferase superfamily protein → MRENAGRETLKILPNGVTINIVNSGALPEPETFLSPAEIEKYNSFKIPKRKADWLGGRYAVKTLLAAELRREDLVNIEISYDHYDRPRAAGQIISISHSGGLALAAVKPGAGEFIGTDIEMIEERCGAWYADYFAPGELNGNDPSEATKLWTIKEAALKALGLGLKADLRDARFNNGTVRFHGAALERYRTLGSPAFAVSSFLFKDSFWVTTVAA, encoded by the coding sequence ATGCGAGAAAACGCCGGCCGGGAAACTCTTAAAATCCTGCCAAATGGCGTAACTATAAACATAGTCAACTCCGGCGCCTTGCCTGAGCCTGAAACCTTTCTTTCCCCGGCGGAAATTGAGAAATACAATTCCTTTAAAATTCCCAAAAGAAAGGCCGACTGGCTGGGCGGGCGTTACGCCGTCAAAACACTTCTGGCCGCCGAACTTCGCCGGGAAGACCTCGTTAATATTGAAATAAGCTACGACCATTACGACCGTCCGCGGGCGGCCGGACAGATTATCAGCATCTCGCATTCGGGGGGGCTGGCGCTTGCGGCCGTTAAACCGGGGGCAGGGGAGTTCATCGGCACGGACATTGAAATGATAGAGGAACGCTGCGGCGCCTGGTATGCCGATTATTTCGCGCCCGGGGAGTTAAACGGTAACGACCCGTCGGAGGCCACAAAGCTCTGGACCATTAAAGAAGCTGCTCTTAAAGCGCTGGGACTGGGGCTTAAAGCGGACCTGCGCGACGCGCGCTTCAACAACGGAACGGTCCGTTTCCACGGAGCGGCGCTTGAGCGCTACCGAACGCTGGGTTCGCCGGCTTTCGCGGTCTCCTCTTTTTTATTCAAAGACTCCTTTTGGGTAACAACGGTGGCAGCGTAA
- a CDS encoding carbamoyltransferase: MDEYILGISAFYHDSAAAILKNGEILFAAQEERFTRKKHDAGFPSRAVKSALDWASNEAGSPILVKDLAAVAFYDKPFLKFERLIETYYAFAPKGLAQFLEAAPVWVREKMLLKGLIKKELSKITGEDLSGLKPLFPEHHLSHAASAFYPSPFEEAAIITLDGVGEWATASICRGEGKDIKILKELRFPHSVGLLYSAFTYYTGFRVNSGEYKLMGLAPYGDPGSERVKKYTRLIHENLIDLKEDGSVWLNQDYFDYTAGMKMTDDKAWTKLFDLPPRTPETELSQPYCDLALAIQRITEDIVIKMARHAKALTGSKNLCLAGGVALNCVANGRVGFEKIFDGLWIQPAAGDAGGALGAALAARHIYFGKERRMPENGEDSMKGSYLGPEYSDAQIEAAAVTLGAVCEKLPAEALAPKTAELLDKGFVVGWFQGRMEWGPRALGDRSILGDARNPGMQKKLNLKIKYREGFRPFAPSAQAEDAHKYFENGFSSPYMLLVDFVKPELRKPLPAGYHQRPLKEKLYFERSSLPAITHLDYSARLQTVHKETNPRYHELISAFKARTGCGVIVNTSFNVRGEPIVMTPKDAWRCFMGTEMDYLVMGNYLFDKTLQTKKGEEKLQKSYELD; the protein is encoded by the coding sequence ATGGACGAATACATTCTAGGCATCTCCGCTTTTTACCACGACTCCGCCGCCGCTATTTTAAAAAACGGCGAAATACTGTTCGCCGCCCAGGAAGAGCGCTTCACCCGCAAAAAACACGACGCCGGCTTTCCGTCGCGCGCCGTAAAATCCGCCCTTGACTGGGCCTCGAACGAAGCCGGCTCACCGATACTTGTAAAAGACCTGGCCGCCGTGGCCTTCTACGATAAACCTTTCCTTAAATTTGAACGCCTGATTGAAACCTATTACGCTTTCGCGCCAAAAGGCCTTGCCCAGTTCCTTGAGGCCGCGCCCGTCTGGGTAAGGGAGAAAATGCTCTTAAAGGGCCTTATCAAAAAAGAACTTTCAAAAATAACGGGGGAGGATTTAAGCGGGCTGAAGCCGCTTTTCCCCGAACACCATCTCTCGCACGCGGCAAGCGCTTTCTATCCCTCGCCCTTTGAAGAAGCCGCCATAATAACACTCGACGGCGTGGGGGAATGGGCCACCGCTTCTATTTGCCGCGGCGAGGGGAAAGACATAAAGATCCTTAAGGAGCTCCGCTTCCCGCACTCCGTGGGACTGCTTTATTCGGCGTTCACTTATTACACCGGCTTCAGGGTAAATTCAGGTGAATACAAGCTGATGGGGCTCGCGCCTTACGGCGACCCGGGCTCGGAAAGGGTTAAAAAATATACCCGCCTGATCCATGAAAATCTCATAGACCTGAAGGAAGACGGCTCCGTGTGGCTGAACCAGGATTATTTTGACTACACCGCAGGCATGAAAATGACCGACGACAAAGCCTGGACAAAACTTTTTGACCTGCCGCCAAGGACGCCAGAAACTGAACTCTCACAGCCGTATTGCGACCTGGCCCTTGCGATACAGCGCATTACCGAAGACATCGTGATTAAAATGGCCCGCCACGCCAAGGCGCTTACCGGCTCAAAAAACCTTTGCCTCGCGGGCGGGGTAGCCTTGAACTGCGTAGCCAACGGCCGTGTCGGATTTGAGAAAATTTTCGACGGGCTCTGGATACAGCCCGCGGCTGGCGACGCCGGCGGAGCGCTGGGCGCGGCATTAGCTGCCAGGCACATTTACTTTGGTAAAGAAAGACGTATGCCTGAAAACGGCGAGGACTCGATGAAAGGCTCATATCTCGGCCCTGAGTACAGCGACGCGCAGATAGAAGCGGCGGCTGTTACACTGGGCGCCGTATGCGAAAAGCTTCCGGCTGAGGCGTTGGCGCCAAAAACCGCGGAATTACTGGATAAAGGTTTTGTGGTAGGCTGGTTCCAGGGCCGCATGGAGTGGGGGCCGCGCGCGCTGGGCGACCGCAGCATTCTCGGCGACGCGAGAAACCCCGGAATGCAGAAAAAACTAAACCTGAAAATTAAATACCGCGAAGGTTTCAGGCCTTTCGCTCCCTCGGCGCAGGCCGAAGACGCGCACAAGTATTTTGAAAACGGCTTTTCTTCGCCTTACATGCTGCTTGTCGACTTCGTCAAGCCGGAACTTCGCAAACCTCTGCCGGCCGGCTATCATCAAAGGCCGCTCAAAGAGAAGCTTTATTTTGAGCGTTCCAGCCTCCCCGCCATAACCCATCTTGACTATTCCGCCAGGCTTCAGACCGTGCACAAAGAGACCAACCCCCGCTACCATGAACTTATTTCGGCTTTCAAGGCCAGAACCGGCTGCGGGGTAATAGTGAACACCAGCTTCAACGTGCGCGGCGAACCCATAGTTATGACCCCCAAGGATGCCTGGCGCTGTTTTATGGGCACGGAAATGGATTACCTGGTAATGGGTAATTACCTCTTCGACAAAACGCTCCAGACTAAAAAAGGAGAAGAAAAACTGCAAAAAAGTTACGAATTGGATTAA
- a CDS encoding DUF5989 family protein: MIDLLKDIWNFLKERKKWWLLPIILVLLAVGALILLSGGSAVAPFIYTVF, from the coding sequence ATGATCGATTTACTTAAAGACATCTGGAATTTTTTAAAGGAAAGGAAAAAGTGGTGGCTGCTGCCTATAATCCTGGTACTGCTGGCGGTAGGCGCGCTTATTTTACTTTCCGGAGGCTCCGCCGTAGCGCCGTTCATTTATACGGTGTTTTGA
- a CDS encoding SxtJ family membrane protein, protein MNPENDEKRAKDLKILAILAVACLLAGRLTSWALWYWLALALLAAALFFKKTAAVIADGWLKFGHTFGTINSRIILTLVFYLALTPLAFIKKLFSGGDTLKLKKKSAGESYYEPRNHLYVPTDLEKPW, encoded by the coding sequence ATGAACCCTGAAAACGACGAAAAACGCGCAAAAGACCTGAAAATCCTGGCTATACTTGCCGTGGCCTGTCTGCTTGCCGGCCGGCTTACCTCCTGGGCGCTCTGGTACTGGCTGGCGCTTGCCCTGCTGGCCGCGGCGTTGTTCTTTAAAAAAACGGCCGCCGTTATAGCGGACGGCTGGCTCAAATTCGGACATACGTTTGGAACCATAAATTCAAGGATAATCCTTACACTGGTGTTTTATCTGGCTTTGACTCCCCTCGCCTTTATTAAAAAGCTTTTTTCCGGGGGGGACACGCTGAAACTTAAGAAAAAATCGGCGGGAGAAAGTTATTACGAACCCCGAAACCACCTTTACGTTCCGACAGATCTGGAAAAACCGTGGTAA
- a CDS encoding acyl-CoA carboxylase subunit beta produces the protein MAKASAGGPPEKIAAQKAKGKLTARERIAYLVDEGSFQEIGLLVESRCTDFGIKDKHIQGDGVVTGFARVGGRSIALFSEDFTQLGGSLGLAHARKIANIMDMALSARIPVIGILDSGGARIQEGVDSLDGYGEIFYRNVKCSGIIPQISVILGPCAGGAVYSPALTDFVFMVKGMSNMFVTGPEVVKAATGEEVDFETLGGSMTHASKSGVCHFVANSEPDCFRQLKELIDFLPQSRYEIPAPTVTKDPENRKMSILERLCEVDPRRPYRVHHVVWWLSDDHKFLEVHHNYAKNIVVGFIRMGGQVVGVVANNPAHMAGAIDINASDKAARFIRFLNNFNIPILSLVDVPGYWPGVAQEHGGIIRHGAKLLYAYCEATVPKVALVLRKAYGGAYIAMSSKYMHSDINFSLPVAEIAVMGPRGAIEILYSKQIKEAKEEDREALKAKLAKEYSDKFASPYQTATTGSIDEIIEPAAARERLINAFKMLANKRRPGEHEHTGNIPL, from the coding sequence ATGGCCAAAGCCTCCGCCGGAGGCCCGCCCGAGAAAATAGCCGCCCAGAAAGCCAAAGGCAAACTGACGGCCAGGGAGCGCATAGCGTATCTGGTTGACGAAGGCTCTTTCCAGGAAATCGGGCTGCTGGTGGAATCCCGCTGCACCGATTTCGGCATCAAGGACAAGCATATACAGGGCGACGGCGTAGTAACCGGTTTTGCCCGGGTAGGCGGCCGTTCCATCGCGCTGTTTTCGGAAGACTTCACCCAGCTTGGCGGCTCGCTCGGCCTGGCACATGCGAGAAAAATCGCGAATATCATGGATATGGCGCTGTCAGCGCGCATACCGGTCATCGGCATTCTGGATTCCGGAGGCGCCCGCATACAGGAAGGCGTCGACAGCCTGGATGGCTACGGGGAGATTTTTTACCGGAACGTCAAATGCTCCGGCATTATTCCGCAGATCTCGGTCATACTCGGGCCTTGCGCCGGCGGCGCCGTGTATTCCCCGGCGCTGACCGATTTCGTCTTCATGGTAAAAGGCATGAGCAACATGTTCGTCACCGGCCCGGAAGTGGTAAAAGCGGCCACCGGCGAAGAAGTGGATTTTGAAACGCTGGGCGGCTCAATGACGCACGCCTCAAAATCAGGCGTCTGCCATTTTGTGGCCAATTCCGAACCCGACTGCTTCCGCCAGTTGAAAGAACTTATAGACTTCCTGCCGCAAAGCCGCTACGAAATTCCCGCGCCTACGGTAACGAAGGACCCCGAAAACCGCAAAATGTCCATTCTGGAAAGGCTGTGCGAAGTGGACCCGCGCAGGCCCTACCGCGTGCACCATGTCGTGTGGTGGCTCTCCGACGACCACAAATTCCTTGAAGTGCATCATAACTACGCGAAAAACATCGTGGTCGGCTTTATCCGCATGGGCGGGCAGGTGGTAGGCGTAGTCGCTAACAACCCCGCCCACATGGCCGGAGCCATTGACATTAACGCCTCTGACAAGGCGGCCCGCTTCATCAGGTTCCTGAACAACTTCAACATTCCTATATTAAGCCTGGTGGATGTGCCGGGCTACTGGCCCGGAGTGGCGCAGGAACACGGCGGCATAATCCGCCACGGCGCGAAGCTTCTTTACGCCTACTGCGAAGCGACCGTGCCGAAAGTGGCGCTGGTGCTGAGAAAGGCCTACGGCGGCGCTTACATCGCCATGAGCTCAAAGTACATGCACAGCGATATAAACTTCTCGCTGCCGGTGGCGGAAATTGCGGTAATGGGGCCGCGCGGGGCCATTGAAATACTCTATTCAAAACAGATAAAAGAGGCCAAGGAAGAGGACCGGGAAGCCCTTAAGGCAAAACTCGCCAAGGAATACTCCGACAAATTCGCCTCGCCCTACCAAACCGCCACCACCGGTTCCATTGACGAAATAATAGAGCCGGCTGCCGCGCGCGAGCGCCTGATAAACGCTTTCAAAATGCTGGCGAATAAACGCAGACCCGGCGAACACGAACACACCGGAAACATACCGCTGTAA
- a CDS encoding 4Fe-4S dicluster domain-containing protein produces the protein MPLERKVKYESECDREFADWVIGQTGGENLRHCIQCGICSATCPLALYMDYTPRRLINLARAGFKKEVLSSFTIWLCASCYACRVECPKKIQVTDIMYLLKRKAIEEGVFPRRFPIPVLAREFGRMIFMFGRVNETLLVTDLFIRTNWFKFLGMTGLGLNLIRTGRMSVLPDSIKSRGQLRKVLNAIDSEEKQEAK, from the coding sequence ATGCCACTTGAGCGAAAGGTCAAATACGAAAGCGAATGCGACAGGGAATTCGCCGACTGGGTGATCGGCCAGACCGGCGGAGAGAACCTGCGCCACTGCATACAATGCGGGATTTGCAGCGCCACCTGCCCGCTTGCCCTGTATATGGACTACACGCCCCGCAGGCTGATAAACCTCGCCCGCGCCGGCTTCAAGAAGGAAGTTTTAAGCTCTTTCACCATCTGGCTTTGCGCCAGCTGCTACGCCTGCCGCGTGGAATGCCCGAAAAAGATACAGGTGACGGATATCATGTACCTGCTTAAACGCAAAGCCATCGAAGAGGGCGTGTTCCCGCGCCGCTTCCCCATACCGGTGCTGGCGCGCGAGTTCGGCCGGATGATCTTCATGTTCGGCCGCGTCAACGAAACGTTGCTGGTCACGGATCTGTTCATCCGGACCAACTGGTTTAAATTCCTCGGTATGACGGGCCTGGGCCTGAACCTTATCCGCACCGGCCGCATGTCGGTACTGCCCGACTCCATTAAAAGCCGCGGCCAATTGCGCAAGGTGCTTAACGCCATCGACTCCGAAGAAAAACAGGAGGCCAAATGA
- a CDS encoding CoB--CoM heterodisulfide reductase iron-sulfur subunit B family protein, producing the protein MKYQYFPGCSLKGTGRAYEESFLAVFRALGIEVKELDDWNCCGATAYMSVDETKSYALAGRNLAIAERETPDVIAPCSACYLVLNKTMLGLKEHPELRRKVTGALKAGGLDYKGTAKVRHPLDVLVNDVGLEEIKKRVKRPLTGMKLAPYYGCQIVRPFATFDDQHNPVTMDKLIETAGAQCVDWPLKTHCCGGSLTGTVPEAGLRLAYIILKEAKKRGAQALVTPCPLCQFNLDGYQDQIARKYERIDIPVLYFTQVIGLAMGIPASELGIKRGIISAKAILAGR; encoded by the coding sequence ATGAAATACCAATATTTTCCCGGCTGCTCGCTTAAAGGCACCGGCCGCGCCTACGAAGAATCTTTCCTGGCCGTGTTCCGGGCGCTCGGCATTGAAGTCAAAGAGCTGGACGACTGGAATTGCTGCGGCGCCACCGCCTACATGTCAGTTGACGAGACCAAATCCTACGCGCTGGCCGGCCGCAACCTGGCTATAGCCGAGCGCGAAACCCCGGACGTTATAGCGCCCTGCAGCGCCTGCTACCTGGTGCTCAATAAAACCATGCTGGGGCTGAAGGAACATCCGGAGCTGCGCCGCAAGGTGACCGGCGCGCTGAAGGCCGGCGGCCTGGATTACAAAGGCACGGCAAAAGTGCGCCATCCTCTGGACGTGCTTGTAAACGACGTGGGCCTTGAAGAAATCAAGAAGCGCGTAAAGCGCCCGCTGACCGGCATGAAATTAGCGCCTTATTACGGCTGCCAGATCGTCCGCCCCTTCGCCACCTTTGATGACCAGCATAACCCGGTAACCATGGACAAGCTTATCGAAACCGCGGGCGCCCAATGCGTGGATTGGCCGCTGAAAACCCACTGCTGCGGCGGCAGCCTTACCGGCACCGTGCCCGAAGCCGGGCTCCGCCTTGCTTACATAATTCTCAAAGAAGCCAAAAAGCGCGGAGCGCAGGCGCTGGTAACGCCCTGCCCGCTCTGCCAGTTCAACCTGGACGGCTACCAGGACCAGATAGCGCGCAAATACGAGAGAATAGACATCCCCGTGCTCTATTTCACGCAGGTGATAGGGCTTGCAATGGGCATCCCCGCGTCGGAACTCGGTATCAAGCGCGGCATTATTTCCGCCAAAGCCATATTGGCGGGGAGGTAA